TAAAAGGTTTTTATCATAAATTAAAATTCCCTGTATTAAAAACGCAAAAGCAGATTACAAGGGGCTAGTGTAGTTATTGCAATTATTTTTGCAACATTTTGAAAAGGAGACTTGCATTGAAGGATAATAAAAGCTAATTGATTGCTGTTTTGAATAAGTCTCGCCTAAATAGGATGTCAAAAAATGTGGCACAAACACGCTTATAAACTGCACTCTTTAGACTATAAAGTTAGAGAAGCTAAGGGAATCATTAGCAATGGGGAAAGAGGCTATAGACAACCTTATGTAATTGGTGTTTGCGGTGGATCAGGAAGCGGTAAAACGACTTTTTGCAAACAGCTTGTAAAATATCTTGGACCTGAGCTTGTTCTGCATATTAGCCAAGACGCCTACTACAAAGATTTAAGCCATTTATCTTTTGATCAAAGAGAAAAAGTAAATTTTGATCACCCAGACATTATAGAGTTTCCTCTACTCGTGTCCCATCTTGATGAATTGTCTCTTGGAAAAAATGTGACTCTTCCTCTTTATGACTTTTCAAAACATAGCCGCATGATAGGAAATCAATTTGCTACTCCAAAGCCAATTGTCATTTTAGAAGGGGTGCTTCTTTTTTCTGATAATGATACAGAAAAAAGAATAAATCACAAAGTTTTTATTGATGCTTCTGAAAAAGTTAGATTTGAAAGAAGATTAAAACGAGATGTTCGCGAAAGAGGAAGAACTCCTGAGTCCGTACATAATCAATTTAATTCAACAGTAAGTCCAATGCATAATATTTATGTAGAACCTGGAAAATCAAAAGCGGATCAAGTGGTTTCTGGTGAGCAATCTTTTGAGCATGTAATTGAAGATCTTTCCGTAAAAATTATTAAAGAAATATTGGTTTTATAATTTTTCATTACCTGTTTAAATCTAAAAAATTATAATAATTAAATTAAAATAATATTTTTGAAAACTAGCACACAATATCTGAAGACAAATTTGTCTTGAAAGATAGTTTTTATAATCACTTTTCTTGAAAAGTATTTACCTACCATTTAATCTATTTAT
The genomic region above belongs to Silvanigrella paludirubra and contains:
- the udk gene encoding uridine kinase, which encodes MWHKHAYKLHSLDYKVREAKGIISNGERGYRQPYVIGVCGGSGSGKTTFCKQLVKYLGPELVLHISQDAYYKDLSHLSFDQREKVNFDHPDIIEFPLLVSHLDELSLGKNVTLPLYDFSKHSRMIGNQFATPKPIVILEGVLLFSDNDTEKRINHKVFIDASEKVRFERRLKRDVRERGRTPESVHNQFNSTVSPMHNIYVEPGKSKADQVVSGEQSFEHVIEDLSVKIIKEILVL